A window of Clavibacter michiganensis contains these coding sequences:
- the pyk gene encoding pyruvate kinase, with protein sequence MTRRAKIVATLGPATSSYESIRAIIDAGVDVARMNLSHGTYDVHEGIYSTIRKAADDAGRAVAVLVDLQGPKIRLGKFSDGPHDLAFGDTFVITVEDILGTKDICSTTYKGLPGDVKPGDPLLIDDGKVTLRVVSTDGTRVTTTVEVGGAVSNNKGINLPGVAVNVPALSGKDEADLRWGLRLGADLIALSFVRDASDIVRVHEIMDEEGRRVPVVAKVEKPQAVDALEEIVDAFDAIMVARGDLGVELPLEAVPIVQKRAVELARRKAKPVIVATQMLESMITSPRPTRAEASDCANAVLDGADALMLSGETSVGEFPVVTVKTMARIIESTEEHGLERIPKLGTRPFTQGGAITLAAAEVAEFVEAKFLCVFTESGDSVRRMTRLRNGIPILAFTPNEGIRRRLALSWGVQTYLVDPVTHTDQMFHQVDEVLLAEGLAEVGQKVVVIAGSPPGIAGSTNELRVHVVGDAVNEAAPAYEK encoded by the coding sequence ATGACCAGACGAGCGAAGATCGTCGCGACCCTCGGGCCCGCGACCAGCTCCTATGAGAGCATCCGCGCCATCATCGACGCCGGCGTGGACGTGGCCCGCATGAACCTGAGCCACGGCACCTACGACGTCCACGAGGGCATCTACTCCACGATCCGGAAGGCCGCCGACGACGCGGGCCGCGCGGTCGCGGTCCTCGTCGACCTGCAGGGCCCGAAGATCCGGCTCGGCAAGTTCTCGGACGGCCCGCACGACCTGGCCTTCGGCGACACCTTCGTCATCACGGTCGAGGACATCCTCGGCACGAAGGACATCTGCTCCACCACGTACAAGGGCCTCCCCGGCGACGTGAAGCCGGGCGACCCGTTGCTCATCGACGACGGCAAGGTCACGCTCCGCGTGGTCTCCACCGACGGCACGCGCGTCACGACCACGGTCGAGGTGGGCGGCGCCGTCAGCAACAACAAGGGCATCAACCTCCCGGGCGTCGCGGTCAACGTCCCCGCGCTCTCCGGCAAGGACGAGGCGGACCTCCGCTGGGGCCTCCGCCTGGGCGCCGATCTCATCGCGCTGAGCTTCGTCCGAGACGCCTCGGACATCGTCCGCGTGCACGAGATCATGGACGAGGAGGGACGTCGCGTCCCCGTCGTCGCCAAGGTCGAGAAGCCGCAGGCCGTCGACGCGCTCGAGGAGATCGTCGACGCGTTCGACGCGATCATGGTCGCCCGCGGCGACCTGGGCGTCGAGCTCCCGCTGGAGGCCGTGCCCATCGTGCAGAAGCGCGCGGTCGAGCTCGCCCGCCGCAAGGCCAAGCCCGTCATCGTGGCCACGCAGATGCTCGAGTCCATGATCACGAGTCCCCGGCCCACTCGCGCCGAGGCCTCCGACTGCGCCAACGCGGTGCTCGACGGCGCGGACGCGCTCATGCTGAGCGGCGAGACGAGCGTGGGCGAGTTCCCCGTCGTCACGGTCAAGACCATGGCCCGCATCATCGAGTCGACCGAGGAGCACGGGCTGGAGCGCATCCCCAAGCTCGGCACGCGCCCCTTCACGCAGGGCGGCGCCATCACGCTCGCGGCCGCCGAGGTCGCCGAGTTCGTCGAGGCGAAGTTCCTCTGCGTCTTCACCGAGTCGGGCGACTCCGTGCGTCGCATGACGCGCCTGCGCAACGGGATCCCGATCCTGGCCTTCACGCCGAACGAGGGCATCCGCCGTCGCCTCGCGCTGTCGTGGGGCGTGCAGACCTACCTCGTGGATCCGGTCACGCACACCGACCAGATGTTCCACCAGGTCGACGAGGTGCTGCTCGCGGAGGGCCTGGCGGAGGTCGGCCAGAAGGTCGTCGTCATCGCCGGATCCCCTCCCGGGATCGCGGGCTCGACCAACGAGCTGCGCGTCCACGTGGTCGGCGACGCCGTGAACGAGGCCGCTCCCGCGTACGAGAAGTAG
- the gltB gene encoding glutamate synthase large subunit, with the protein MAFSSTSPPGGSFPAKQGLYDPAFEKDACGLAMVATLRGTPGHDIIVNALDALRNLEHRGAIGSDAGTGDGAGIMTQIPDAFLRGVVGFDLPPMGEYAVGMAFLPTDDAEREELQSGIERIAGDERLRVLGWREVPVDATHLGNLARKAMPAFRHLFLTSDAARPEDRPSGLALDRLAFRLRKRAEREFGAYFISLSSRTLVYKGMVTTLQLEPFYPDLSDERFASKLAIVHSRYSTNTFPSWPLAQPLRMMAHNGEINTVAGNRNWMRARQSQLESELLGDLSPLMPIVTPGASDSASFDEVLELLSLSGRSLPHAMMMMVPEAWEKQTDIDPVRRDFYEYHSMVMEPWDGPAALTFTDGTLVGATLDRNGLRPGRYLVTHDGLVVLGSEIGVLEIDPARIMRKGRLRPGKMFLVDTEAGRIIEDDEIKSELAASAPWGEWLRNRIHLADLPEREHVVHTPASVVRRQRTFGYTEEEVRMLLMPMAKVGAEPLGAMGSDTPIAVLSQRPRLLFDYFTQQFAQVTNPPLDSIREEVVTSLRLGLGPQRNLLDAGPEHTKQVVLDFPVIDNDELAKVIHIDHRPGSRTTTIVSGLYRVDDGPLAMQRRIDAMCDEVDRAIAHGAQFIVLSDRDSNRDLAPIPSLLMIAAVHHHLIRKQTRMKVGIVVEAGDVREVHHIALLIGYGASAVNPYLAMESCEDLVRSGMLTGVTPEKATRNLIKGLGKGVLKIMSKMGISTVSSYAGAQCFEAVGLSQGLVDQYFSGTTTRLGGVGIDVIAAENAARHRSAYPTDGAVLSHERLQTGGEYQWRRDGSPHLFNPDTIFRLQHATRTRRYDIFREYTSMVDAQSKDLMTLRGMFQLRTGTRPPVPLDEVEPISDIVKRFSTGAMSYGSISEEAHETLAIAMNRLGAKSNTGEGGENVERLLDPERRSSIKQVASGRFGVTSMYLTHADDIQIKLAQGAKPGEGGQLPPGKVYPWVARTRHATAGVGLISPPPHHDIYSIEDLKQLIFDLKRANPSARIHTKLVSQSGIGAVAAGVAKALSDVILVSGHDGGTGASPVNSLKHAGTPWELGLAETQQTLRLNGMRDRVVVQVDGQMKSGRDVIVGALLGAEEFGFATAPLVVSGCIMMRVCHLDTCPVGVATQNPELRKRFPGKAEHVVNFFEFIAQEVREHLAALGYRSLDEIVGRNDLLGVEDAVDHWKASGLDLTPILVGPTFAEDEPMKHGRSQDHELEAHFDNELIRLSRDVLDHGGRVEIDLPVRNTARAVGTMLGHLVTKAHGEDGLPTGSIDVTLRGSAGQSFGAFMPSGITLRLVGDSNDYLGKGLSGGDIVVRPDARAGFPAEENVIAGNVIGYGATQGTMFIRGMVGERFLVRNSGASAVVEAVGDHALEYMTGGLALVLGGTGRNIGAGMSGGTAYVIDLDRDRINTDALASGELELHPLGSADVEIVLDLLRRHLAETGSTVAERLLAEPETSMERFTKILPRDYAAVLATRQTAVDEGLDPDGDVAWKRILEVTGG; encoded by the coding sequence ATGGCGTTCTCCTCCACCTCCCCTCCCGGCGGCTCCTTCCCCGCGAAGCAGGGCCTCTACGACCCGGCGTTCGAGAAGGACGCGTGCGGCCTGGCCATGGTGGCCACCCTGCGCGGCACCCCCGGTCACGACATCATCGTCAACGCGTTGGACGCGCTCCGGAACCTGGAGCACCGCGGCGCGATCGGATCCGACGCGGGCACCGGCGACGGCGCCGGGATCATGACGCAGATCCCGGACGCGTTCCTCCGCGGCGTCGTCGGCTTCGACCTCCCGCCCATGGGGGAGTACGCGGTCGGCATGGCCTTCCTGCCCACCGACGACGCCGAGCGCGAGGAGCTGCAGTCCGGCATCGAGCGCATCGCCGGCGACGAGCGACTGCGCGTCCTCGGCTGGCGCGAGGTCCCGGTCGACGCGACGCACCTCGGCAACCTGGCGCGCAAGGCCATGCCCGCGTTCCGCCACCTGTTCCTGACCTCCGACGCCGCGCGGCCGGAGGACCGACCGTCGGGGCTCGCCCTCGACCGCCTCGCCTTCCGCCTGCGCAAGCGCGCGGAGCGGGAGTTCGGCGCCTACTTCATCTCGCTGTCCTCGCGCACCCTCGTCTACAAGGGCATGGTCACCACGCTCCAGCTGGAGCCGTTCTACCCCGACCTCTCCGACGAGCGCTTCGCATCCAAGCTCGCCATCGTGCACTCGCGCTACTCCACCAACACGTTCCCGTCGTGGCCCCTCGCGCAGCCGCTGCGCATGATGGCGCACAACGGCGAGATCAACACGGTCGCCGGCAACCGCAACTGGATGCGCGCCCGCCAGTCCCAGCTCGAGTCGGAGCTGCTCGGCGACCTGTCGCCGCTCATGCCGATCGTCACGCCCGGCGCGAGCGACTCCGCGTCGTTCGACGAGGTGCTCGAGCTCCTGAGCCTCAGCGGCCGCAGCCTGCCGCACGCGATGATGATGATGGTCCCGGAGGCGTGGGAGAAGCAGACCGACATCGATCCCGTCCGCCGCGACTTCTACGAGTACCACTCCATGGTCATGGAACCGTGGGACGGCCCGGCCGCGCTCACCTTCACCGACGGCACGCTCGTCGGCGCGACGCTCGACCGCAACGGCCTGCGCCCCGGCCGCTACCTCGTCACGCACGACGGTCTCGTGGTGCTGGGCAGCGAGATCGGCGTGCTCGAGATCGACCCCGCGCGCATCATGCGGAAGGGCCGCCTGCGCCCCGGCAAGATGTTCCTCGTCGACACCGAGGCCGGCCGCATCATCGAGGACGACGAGATCAAGTCCGAGCTGGCGGCCAGCGCGCCGTGGGGCGAGTGGCTCCGGAACCGGATCCACCTCGCCGACCTGCCGGAGCGCGAGCACGTCGTGCACACGCCCGCGTCCGTCGTCCGGCGCCAGCGCACCTTCGGCTACACGGAGGAGGAGGTGCGGATGCTCCTCATGCCCATGGCGAAGGTCGGCGCGGAGCCCCTCGGCGCCATGGGCTCGGACACGCCCATCGCCGTCCTCTCGCAGCGCCCGCGCCTGCTGTTCGACTACTTCACGCAACAGTTCGCGCAGGTCACCAACCCGCCGCTCGACTCCATCCGCGAGGAGGTCGTCACCAGCCTCCGCCTCGGCCTCGGGCCGCAGCGCAACCTCCTCGACGCCGGCCCCGAGCACACGAAGCAGGTCGTGCTCGACTTCCCGGTCATCGACAACGACGAGCTCGCCAAGGTCATCCACATCGACCACCGCCCGGGCAGCCGCACGACGACCATCGTGAGCGGCCTCTACCGCGTCGACGACGGGCCGCTCGCCATGCAGAGGCGCATCGACGCCATGTGCGACGAGGTCGACCGCGCTATCGCGCACGGCGCGCAGTTCATCGTGCTGTCGGACCGCGACTCCAACCGCGACCTCGCGCCCATCCCGTCGCTCCTCATGATCGCGGCCGTGCACCACCACCTCATCCGCAAGCAGACCCGCATGAAGGTCGGCATCGTCGTCGAGGCCGGCGACGTGCGCGAGGTGCACCACATCGCGCTGCTCATCGGCTACGGCGCCTCGGCGGTCAACCCGTACCTGGCGATGGAGTCCTGCGAGGACCTCGTCCGCAGCGGCATGCTCACGGGCGTGACGCCGGAGAAGGCCACGCGGAACCTCATCAAGGGCCTCGGCAAGGGCGTGCTGAAGATCATGTCCAAGATGGGCATCTCCACGGTGTCCTCGTACGCGGGCGCGCAGTGCTTCGAGGCCGTCGGCCTCTCGCAGGGGCTGGTGGACCAGTACTTCTCGGGCACCACCACGCGCCTCGGTGGCGTCGGGATCGACGTCATAGCGGCCGAGAACGCCGCGCGCCACCGCAGCGCCTACCCGACGGACGGCGCCGTGCTCTCGCACGAGCGCCTGCAGACGGGCGGCGAGTACCAGTGGCGCCGCGACGGGTCCCCGCACCTGTTCAACCCGGACACGATCTTCCGGCTGCAGCACGCGACGCGCACGCGGCGGTACGACATCTTCCGCGAGTACACGTCCATGGTCGACGCGCAGTCGAAGGACCTGATGACGCTGCGCGGCATGTTCCAGCTGCGCACGGGCACGCGACCGCCGGTGCCGCTCGACGAGGTCGAGCCCATCAGCGACATCGTGAAGCGCTTCTCCACGGGCGCGATGAGCTACGGATCGATCTCCGAGGAGGCGCACGAGACGCTCGCCATCGCGATGAACCGCCTCGGAGCCAAGTCGAACACCGGCGAGGGCGGCGAGAACGTCGAGCGCCTGCTCGACCCCGAGCGCCGCAGCTCCATCAAGCAGGTCGCGTCCGGGCGCTTCGGCGTCACGAGCATGTACCTCACGCACGCCGACGACATCCAGATCAAGCTCGCGCAGGGTGCCAAGCCCGGCGAGGGCGGGCAGCTGCCGCCCGGCAAGGTCTACCCGTGGGTGGCGCGCACGCGGCACGCGACCGCGGGCGTCGGCCTGATCTCCCCGCCGCCGCACCACGACATCTACTCGATCGAGGACCTCAAGCAGCTGATCTTCGACCTCAAGCGCGCGAACCCGAGCGCCCGGATCCACACGAAGCTCGTCAGCCAGTCGGGCATCGGCGCAGTGGCAGCCGGCGTCGCGAAGGCGCTGAGCGACGTGATCCTCGTCTCGGGCCACGACGGCGGCACGGGAGCGAGCCCGGTCAACTCCCTCAAGCACGCCGGCACGCCGTGGGAGCTCGGCCTCGCCGAGACGCAGCAGACCCTCCGCCTCAACGGCATGCGCGACCGCGTGGTCGTGCAGGTCGACGGGCAGATGAAGTCCGGCCGCGACGTCATCGTCGGCGCGCTGCTCGGGGCCGAGGAGTTCGGCTTCGCCACCGCGCCGCTCGTCGTCTCCGGCTGCATCATGATGCGCGTCTGCCACCTCGACACCTGCCCCGTGGGCGTCGCCACGCAGAACCCGGAGCTGCGCAAGCGCTTCCCGGGCAAGGCGGAGCACGTCGTCAACTTCTTCGAGTTCATCGCGCAGGAGGTGCGCGAGCACCTGGCCGCCCTCGGCTACCGCTCGCTCGACGAGATCGTGGGTCGCAACGACCTGCTCGGCGTCGAGGACGCGGTCGACCACTGGAAGGCGTCCGGCCTCGACCTCACGCCGATCCTGGTCGGCCCGACCTTCGCCGAGGACGAGCCGATGAAGCACGGCCGGTCGCAGGACCACGAGCTCGAGGCCCACTTCGACAACGAGCTCATCCGCCTCAGCCGGGACGTGCTCGACCACGGCGGCCGGGTCGAGATCGACCTGCCCGTGCGGAACACGGCGCGCGCGGTGGGCACGATGCTCGGCCACCTCGTCACGAAGGCGCACGGCGAGGACGGGCTGCCGACGGGGTCCATCGACGTCACCCTCCGCGGGTCCGCCGGACAGTCGTTCGGGGCGTTCATGCCGTCGGGCATCACGCTGCGCCTCGTCGGCGACAGCAACGACTACCTCGGCAAGGGCCTCTCGGGCGGCGACATCGTCGTGCGGCCCGACGCGCGTGCCGGCTTCCCCGCGGAGGAGAACGTCATCGCGGGCAACGTCATCGGCTACGGCGCGACGCAGGGCACCATGTTCATCCGCGGCATGGTGGGGGAGCGGTTCCTCGTCCGCAACTCCGGCGCCAGCGCGGTCGTCGAGGCGGTGGGCGACCACGCGCTCGAGTACATGACCGGCGGGCTCGCGCTCGTCCTCGGCGGCACCGGCCGGAACATCGGCGCCGGCATGTCGGGCGGCACCGCGTACGTGATCGACCTCGACCGCGACCGCATCAACACCGACGCCCTCGCGTCGGGCGAGCTCGAGCTGCACCCGCTCGGGAGCGCCGACGTCGAGATCGTGCTCGACCTCCTCCGCCGGCACCTCGCCGAGACCGGATCCACCGTGGCCGAGCGCCTGCTCGCCGAGCCGGAGACCTCCATGGAACGCTTCACCAAGATCCTGCCGCGGGACTACGCGGCCGTCCTCGCCACCCGCCAGACCGCGGTGGACGAGGGTCTCGACCCCGACGGCGACGTCGCCTGGAAGCGCATCCTGGAGGTGACCGGTGGCTGA
- a CDS encoding PaaI family thioesterase: protein MTQPAPEPSATARLLRQPQDVGALAEKMGIVFQELSPQRSVATMPAEGNTQPYGVVHGGAYVVLAESLGSMSANVHAGPDRVAFGIELNASHTRSASSGTITGTCTAIHLGGTLTTHEIVMTDDEGRRLSTVRITNIIRERSGR, encoded by the coding sequence ATGACCCAGCCCGCACCCGAGCCGTCCGCCACCGCGCGGCTCCTCCGCCAGCCCCAGGACGTGGGCGCGCTCGCCGAGAAGATGGGCATCGTCTTCCAGGAGCTGAGCCCCCAGAGATCCGTCGCCACCATGCCCGCGGAGGGGAACACCCAGCCATACGGCGTGGTGCACGGCGGCGCGTACGTCGTGCTCGCCGAGTCGCTCGGATCCATGTCCGCGAACGTGCACGCCGGCCCCGACCGCGTCGCCTTCGGCATCGAGCTCAACGCGAGCCACACCCGCTCCGCGTCGTCGGGCACCATCACCGGCACGTGCACGGCGATCCACCTCGGCGGCACGCTCACGACGCACGAGATCGTCATGACGGACGACGAGGGACGACGGCTCTCGACCGTGCGCATCACGAACATCATCCGCGAGCGCTCGGGGCGCTGA
- a CDS encoding ANTAR domain-containing response regulator, which translates to MSDQEATPAAPRRVVVAEDESLIRLDIVETLRDNGFEVVGEAGDGETAVALATELRPDLVIMDVKMPQLDGISAAERLNRNHIAPVVLLTAFSQKELVERAGEAGALAYVVKPFTPNDLLPAIEIALARYAQIITLEAEVSDLVERFETRKLVDRAKGLLNEKMGLTEPEAFRWIQKASMDRRLTMHDVAQAIIEQLSAKKA; encoded by the coding sequence GTGAGTGACCAGGAAGCAACCCCCGCAGCCCCCCGCCGTGTCGTCGTCGCCGAGGACGAGTCGCTCATCCGCCTCGACATCGTGGAGACCCTCCGCGACAACGGCTTCGAGGTCGTGGGCGAGGCTGGTGACGGCGAGACCGCCGTCGCGCTCGCCACGGAGCTGCGTCCCGACCTCGTCATCATGGACGTCAAGATGCCCCAGCTCGACGGCATCTCCGCGGCCGAGCGGCTGAACCGCAACCACATCGCGCCCGTCGTCCTCCTGACGGCCTTCAGCCAGAAGGAGCTCGTGGAGCGCGCGGGCGAGGCCGGCGCGCTGGCCTACGTCGTCAAGCCGTTCACGCCGAACGACCTGCTCCCCGCGATCGAGATCGCGCTGGCGCGCTACGCGCAGATCATCACGCTCGAGGCCGAGGTCTCCGACCTCGTCGAGCGCTTCGAGACCCGCAAGCTCGTCGACCGGGCCAAGGGCCTGCTGAACGAGAAGATGGGCCTCACGGAGCCCGAGGCGTTCCGCTGGATCCAGAAGGCGTCCATGGACCGCCGCCTCACCATGCACGACGTGGCGCAGGCCATCATCGAGCAGCTGAGCGCCAAGAAGGCGTAG
- a CDS encoding glutamate synthase subunit beta — translation MADPKGFLKVTERELPKRRPVSVRLMDWKEVYEQQERGELVRQAGRCMDCGIPFCHQGCPLGNLIPEWNDLTWRGEGRQAIERLHATNNFPEFTGRLCPAPCESSCVLGINQPPVTIKQVEVSIIDDAFQNGWVEPHPPERLTGKTVAVVGSGPAGLAAAQQLTRAGHTVAVFERDDRIGGLLRYGIPDFKMEKRHLEARLAQMTAEGTRFRAGVDIGKDITWSDLRLRYDAVVVCTGALVPRDLDIPGRDVDGVHFAMDYLRQSNHATAGDQVPEQIHAEGKHVVVLGGGDTGADCIGTAHRQKAASVTNLAIGQQPPSERRPDQPWPTYPTLFEVSSAHEEGGERQYLATTVEFLEDDDGHVRAVRVAETEFRDGRRVPKSGTEREIPADLVLLALGFTGPEKAALESQLEVPFDERGNVARGEDYQTDQAGVFVAGDAGRGQSLIVWAIAEGRSAASAVDRYLEGDTELPFPVRPTDRALSI, via the coding sequence GTGGCTGACCCCAAGGGCTTCCTCAAGGTGACGGAGCGTGAGCTCCCCAAGCGCCGACCCGTCTCGGTGCGGCTCATGGACTGGAAGGAGGTCTACGAGCAGCAGGAGCGCGGCGAGCTCGTGCGCCAGGCCGGCCGGTGCATGGACTGCGGCATCCCGTTCTGCCACCAGGGCTGCCCGCTCGGCAACCTCATCCCGGAGTGGAACGACCTCACGTGGCGGGGCGAGGGCCGCCAGGCCATCGAGCGCCTGCACGCGACGAACAACTTCCCCGAGTTCACGGGCCGGCTGTGCCCGGCGCCCTGCGAGAGCTCGTGCGTGCTCGGCATCAACCAGCCGCCCGTGACCATCAAGCAGGTCGAGGTGTCGATCATCGACGACGCCTTCCAGAACGGCTGGGTCGAGCCGCATCCGCCCGAGCGCCTCACGGGCAAGACCGTGGCGGTCGTGGGATCCGGTCCCGCCGGCCTCGCCGCCGCGCAGCAGCTCACGCGCGCCGGCCACACGGTCGCGGTGTTCGAGCGCGACGACCGCATCGGCGGCCTGCTGCGCTACGGGATCCCCGACTTCAAGATGGAGAAGCGCCACCTCGAGGCGCGCCTCGCGCAGATGACCGCCGAGGGCACCCGCTTCCGCGCGGGCGTCGACATCGGGAAGGACATCACCTGGTCCGACCTGCGCCTGCGCTACGACGCGGTCGTGGTCTGCACGGGCGCGCTCGTGCCCCGCGACCTCGACATCCCCGGTCGCGACGTCGACGGCGTGCACTTCGCCATGGACTACCTGCGCCAGTCGAACCACGCGACGGCCGGCGACCAGGTGCCCGAGCAGATCCACGCGGAGGGCAAGCACGTCGTCGTCCTCGGCGGCGGGGACACGGGCGCGGACTGCATCGGCACGGCGCACCGCCAGAAGGCCGCGTCGGTGACCAACCTCGCCATCGGCCAGCAGCCCCCGTCGGAGCGCCGCCCCGACCAGCCGTGGCCGACGTACCCGACCCTCTTCGAGGTGTCGAGCGCCCACGAGGAGGGCGGCGAGCGCCAGTACCTCGCCACCACGGTCGAGTTCCTGGAGGACGACGACGGTCACGTCCGCGCCGTCCGCGTCGCGGAGACCGAGTTCCGCGACGGCCGCCGCGTGCCGAAGTCGGGCACCGAGCGCGAGATCCCCGCCGACCTGGTGCTCCTCGCGCTCGGCTTCACCGGCCCCGAGAAGGCCGCCCTCGAGAGCCAGCTGGAGGTCCCCTTCGACGAGCGCGGCAACGTCGCGCGCGGCGAGGACTACCAGACGGACCAGGCCGGCGTCTTCGTCGCGGGCGACGCGGGCCGCGGCCAGTCGCTCATCGTGTGGGCCATCGCGGAGGGACGTTCAGCGGCCTCCGCCGTCGACCGGTACCTTGAGGGGGACACGGAGCTCCCGTTCCCGGTCCGTCCCACGGACCGCGCTCTCTCCATCTGA